A genomic region of Chryseobacterium sp. KACC 21268 contains the following coding sequences:
- a CDS encoding GLPGLI family protein — protein sequence MKNNYLLILILLSNFIFGQNKQFLYEYKFIPDSTNRTDIKTEIMILNFQKDRSEYYSSVRYASDSAQFEDYQKGINSMPSGNAIVNEWVTKYPNSNQLVHTTFLIWDKYKVKQDVEFNWKLTTEFSKILNYDVQKATTEFGGRKWTAWFAKEIPIQDGPYKFKGLPGLILKIEDSSKNHVFELKGIKSNQQPFVYPDLHNYRIVELSHNQFVKKYKNYRQNPTSDLVGRIPDQRDADGKLRTSSEILRELNQQALERLAKDNNLIELNLLD from the coding sequence ATGAAAAACAATTACTTATTAATCCTAATTCTTCTCTCAAATTTTATTTTTGGACAAAACAAACAATTTCTCTACGAATACAAATTCATTCCTGATTCAACCAACAGAACAGATATCAAAACAGAAATAATGATATTGAATTTTCAAAAAGACAGGTCGGAGTATTATAGTTCAGTAAGATATGCATCAGATTCTGCTCAATTTGAAGACTATCAAAAAGGAATCAATTCTATGCCATCTGGAAATGCGATAGTCAATGAGTGGGTTACAAAATATCCTAACTCAAATCAATTGGTCCATACTACATTCTTGATTTGGGACAAGTACAAAGTAAAGCAAGATGTAGAATTCAATTGGAAATTGACCACTGAGTTTTCTAAAATTTTAAATTATGATGTTCAAAAAGCAACCACCGAATTCGGTGGTAGAAAATGGACAGCCTGGTTTGCAAAAGAAATACCAATCCAAGACGGACCTTACAAATTCAAAGGTTTACCTGGTCTGATTCTGAAAATTGAAGATAGCAGTAAAAATCACGTGTTTGAACTGAAAGGAATTAAGTCTAATCAGCAACCGTTCGTCTATCCTGATTTGCATAATTACCGTATTGTTGAGTTAAGTCACAATCAATTTGTTAAAAAATATAAAAATTATCGCCAAAACCCAACATCTGATTTAGTGGGAAGAATACCTGACCAAAGAGATGCTGATGGAAAACTCAGAACATCCTCCGAAATCCTCAGGGAGCTAAATCAGCAAGCGCTGGAAAGACTTGCAAAAGACAATAATCTAATTGAATTAAATCTACTTGATTAG
- a CDS encoding copper-translocating P-type ATPase, protein MENHTHHNHENLHPNQRISPSSVYYCPMECEGEKLYFKQGRCPVCNMFLVPIEEREDQRNKPKTYSKTNLPESFKDKIGEYFCPMFCESDKTYESDSGCPVCHMHLEEITEDLVRSQKLEAGSSHTHQNTKHQTLNTHQEGKYYCPMFCEGDKVYDSNVGCPVCGMDLVMIPIKGEKHEDKTYQTLQRKFWIALGFSVPVFILSMGGMFFDFPFSYQVQAILELILTIPVLFYAGWFVMKRGWISFKTWNLNMFSLIALGVSVAFIFSWIALIFPDILPHELSHGGKVPFYFESVCVILTLVIMGQMLEARAHQKTGKAIEALMNLSPETANLVVNENEKKVELSEIKINDILRVKPGEKIPVDGKIIDGNSNVDESMITGEPIPLEKKSGDKVTSGTINGNGTFLMKTEKIGDETLLAKIIKMVNDASRSKAPIQKLADKVSKIFVPTVMAISVLTFVAWYIFGGENKMTYAFVNAVAVLIVACPCALGLATPMSLMVGIGKGAQNGILIKNAEALEEMHKINVLITDKTGTLTEGKPSLDNIETFENSDKDEFLILAASLNQNSEHPLSNAVLNAFGQSFESNRDDSFEKVESFENISGKGVKGLINQEEILLGNESLLNHFNINIPESLKLKINEKQNEAKTISYLTKAGNVLGFLSFSDNIKPTSKQAIELLQSQNIEVIMMTGDNENTAKVVAEQLGIKNFKANCLPEDKMNEIKKLQNEGKIVAMTGDGINDAPALAQANIGIAMGTGTDVAIESSEITLLKGDILGVAKAKILSEKLLKNIKENLFFAFIYNVLGIPLAAGLLYPFFGILLSPMIAAAAMSFSSVSVILNSLRLNNAKLDV, encoded by the coding sequence ATGGAAAACCACACTCATCATAATCACGAAAATCTTCACCCAAACCAAAGAATTTCCCCAAGTTCCGTCTATTATTGCCCGATGGAATGCGAAGGCGAAAAATTGTATTTCAAGCAAGGCAGATGTCCCGTTTGCAATATGTTCCTCGTTCCGATTGAAGAGCGTGAAGACCAACGAAACAAGCCAAAAACCTATTCCAAAACCAATCTTCCAGAAAGTTTCAAAGATAAAATTGGCGAATATTTTTGCCCGATGTTTTGCGAAAGTGACAAAACCTACGAATCGGATTCCGGTTGCCCGGTTTGTCATATGCATTTGGAGGAAATCACAGAAGATTTGGTCAGAAGTCAGAAGCTGGAAGCTGGAAGTTCACACACACATCAAAACACCAAACACCAAACACTAAACACCCATCAAGAAGGAAAATACTATTGCCCGATGTTCTGCGAAGGCGACAAGGTTTACGATTCCAATGTTGGTTGTCCGGTTTGCGGGATGGATTTGGTGATGATTCCGATAAAAGGTGAAAAACACGAAGACAAGACCTATCAAACTTTGCAAAGAAAATTCTGGATTGCTTTAGGATTCTCTGTTCCCGTTTTCATTCTTTCGATGGGCGGAATGTTTTTTGACTTTCCTTTTTCTTATCAAGTTCAGGCGATTTTGGAATTGATTTTAACGATTCCAGTCCTATTTTATGCAGGTTGGTTTGTGATGAAACGTGGCTGGATTTCGTTCAAAACGTGGAATCTGAATATGTTTTCTTTGATTGCGTTGGGCGTTTCTGTCGCATTTATTTTTAGTTGGATTGCTTTGATTTTTCCAGATATTCTTCCCCACGAATTGTCTCACGGTGGGAAAGTTCCGTTTTATTTTGAGTCGGTTTGTGTGATTTTGACTTTGGTGATAATGGGACAAATGTTGGAAGCGAGAGCGCATCAAAAAACTGGAAAAGCCATTGAAGCGTTGATGAATCTCTCGCCGGAAACTGCCAATTTAGTCGTAAATGAAAATGAGAAAAAAGTTGAGCTTTCTGAAATTAAAATCAATGACATTCTAAGAGTAAAACCGGGCGAAAAAATTCCTGTGGATGGAAAAATTATCGACGGAAATTCCAACGTTGACGAATCGATGATTACGGGAGAACCAATTCCATTAGAGAAAAAATCGGGCGACAAAGTAACATCCGGAACCATCAACGGGAACGGAACTTTCCTGATGAAAACGGAAAAAATCGGCGATGAAACCTTGCTTGCCAAAATCATTAAAATGGTGAACGATGCCAGCCGAAGCAAAGCGCCAATCCAGAAATTAGCGGATAAAGTTTCGAAGATATTTGTTCCAACTGTGATGGCGATTTCCGTTTTAACATTCGTCGCGTGGTACATTTTCGGTGGCGAAAACAAAATGACTTATGCCTTTGTAAACGCCGTCGCTGTATTGATTGTCGCTTGTCCGTGCGCTCTCGGATTGGCAACACCAATGAGTTTGATGGTGGGAATAGGGAAAGGCGCGCAGAATGGAATTTTGATAAAAAACGCCGAAGCCTTGGAAGAAATGCACAAAATCAATGTCCTGATTACCGATAAAACAGGAACTTTGACGGAAGGAAAACCAAGTCTGGACAACATCGAAACTTTTGAAAACTCAGACAAAGATGAATTCTTAATACTCGCAGCTTCATTAAATCAAAACTCTGAACATCCTTTGTCAAACGCGGTTTTGAATGCCTTTGGACAATCATTCGAGTCCAATCGGGATGACAGTTTTGAAAAAGTAGAAAGCTTCGAAAATATTTCCGGAAAAGGCGTGAAAGGACTGATTAATCAAGAAGAAATTCTATTAGGAAACGAATCTTTGCTGAATCATTTCAACATCAATATTCCTGAAAGTCTGAAATTAAAAATTAACGAAAAACAAAACGAAGCGAAGACCATTTCTTATCTCACAAAAGCTGGAAACGTTTTAGGATTTTTAAGTTTTTCGGATAACATTAAACCAACTTCGAAACAAGCGATTGAACTTCTGCAAAGTCAAAACATCGAAGTTATAATGATGACGGGTGATAATGAAAACACGGCAAAAGTAGTCGCTGAACAACTTGGAATCAAAAACTTCAAAGCCAATTGTCTTCCCGAAGATAAAATGAACGAAATCAAAAAACTTCAAAACGAAGGGAAAATCGTGGCGATGACAGGCGACGGAATCAATGATGCGCCAGCTTTGGCTCAAGCCAACATCGGCATTGCAATGGGAACCGGAACCGATGTCGCGATTGAAAGCTCAGAAATCACATTGCTAAAAGGCGATATTCTCGGCGTTGCAAAAGCGAAAATCCTCAGTGAAAAATTATTGAAAAACATCAAAGAAAATCTGTTCTTTGCCTTTATTTATAACGTTTTGGGAATTCCGCTCGCCGCAGGACTGCTCTACCCTTTCTTCGGCATTTTATTGAGTCCAATGATTGCGGCCGCAGCGATGAGTTTCAGTTCGGTTTCTGTGATTCTTAATTCTTTGAGATTGAATAATGCGAAATTGGATGTATGA
- a CDS encoding DUF72 domain-containing protein: MKTSKTKYHIGCSGFYNADWKGSLYPVDSQNKDFLKLYSQTFDIVEINSTFYRKPTAKTLQKWVDETPDDFKFIIKIPKTISHQKPFENKKEEIVEFCNYIKTHLGEKLAGFLFQFPPSFHHTSENLNWLNENLPDDFLIVVEFRHISWWNDDVIKIFKDKKWIFSGTSFPSNLPEDIIITNPNIGYYRLHGKPTLYKSPYSEDFLNDLAEKIKKTKMEFYIMFNNTWGTAAIDNSLYLKTLL, translated from the coding sequence ATGAAAACATCGAAGACGAAATACCACATCGGCTGTTCCGGATTTTACAATGCAGACTGGAAAGGTTCTCTTTATCCTGTAGATTCTCAGAACAAAGATTTTTTGAAATTGTATTCCCAGACTTTTGATATTGTGGAAATTAACAGCACCTTTTACAGAAAACCAACGGCCAAAACACTTCAAAAATGGGTAGATGAAACACCAGATGATTTTAAATTCATTATTAAAATTCCAAAAACGATTTCTCATCAAAAACCTTTTGAAAATAAGAAAGAGGAGATTGTGGAATTCTGCAATTACATCAAGACTCATCTTGGAGAAAAGTTGGCTGGCTTTCTTTTTCAATTTCCGCCTTCCTTTCATCACACATCAGAAAATCTGAATTGGCTTAATGAAAATCTGCCTGATGACTTTCTAATTGTGGTAGAATTCCGTCATATTTCTTGGTGGAATGATGATGTTATTAAAATATTCAAAGACAAAAAATGGATTTTCAGCGGAACAAGTTTTCCGAGCAATCTTCCTGAGGACATCATTATCACAAATCCAAACATAGGATATTATCGCCTTCACGGGAAACCGACACTTTACAAATCGCCTTATTCAGAAGACTTTTTAAATGACTTGGCAGAGAAAATTAAAAAAACTAAAATGGAATTTTACATCATGTTCAACAACACTTGGGGAACTGCTGCAATAGACAATTCCCTGTATCTTAAAACATTACTCTAA
- a CDS encoding TonB-dependent receptor: MNKVTIINSRKGIALTAAVIFFSGITFAQAQETKPAKDTVSDKQIEEVVLVGSRSGGRSKADSPVPVDVFNLKEIQQSLPQTNINQILNTIAPSFTSTIQTNADGSDHSDPAQLRGLGPDQTLILINGKRRHTSALVNVNGAPGRGTVGTDLNAIPAFALSRIEVLRDGASAQYGSDAIAGVMNLQLKRDTGKLTGQLNYGGYLTNAAKDHTGNYDGQQYQLDLNYGNKIGNKGGFYNITWSSQFRDPTRRAGTESSSIYNAYNAIEKRAAENGVNLSSYFNNITNLKGTAGEQDFVNLIHQYSQGVGYFDSGFQTSIQNASTITALQGILGANVTDNELAYRGQTRKDFNMQVGQSKLNNHQLFLNAEVPLNDDWKAYTFGGYSIRDGQSGGFYRRPNQARTFTGLYIDGYLPEIHTRIQDVSLSAGVKGKWNGWNVDLSNTFGQNSFDYTIENTGNTSLRFNSPSTFKAGGLQFLQNTINLDFSKSFDVFQGINVAFGAEQRHENFRINPGEEASYTAYDINGNPQTPTTPNSLKPTDFFGATLAGSSQVFSGFRAENAINKNRNSYAGYADVEFNFTNWLLVDAAVRYEDYSDFGSTFNYKLASRIKLSNDLNFRFAGSTGFRAPSIHQIYYNTTSTLFTTLPGGTAPSLVEVGTFSNDSAVAKGLGINKLKQETSKSVSTGFTYKIPALNLNITADAYFIRIDDRIVLTDQFARPTAQQIAINPNLGPVQQEFDKAEVNAAQFFANSIDTETKGLDVVISHTYRRESFRFNNDFAINFNRTKKVGDIHASDLLKNAGLDTTYFGERSRVYLEDSVPKVKASLSHSLTWNDFSVYLRNTYYGKVYGADNVDANFDGILLPNEHQLVSDKIITDLSIGYNISKNFNLTVGTNNLFDIYPTKNVTASTNNDQFIYSRSSSQFGQNGRYVFSKLTVSF, translated from the coding sequence ATGAACAAAGTAACTATTATTAATTCAAGGAAAGGCATTGCGCTCACAGCGGCGGTAATTTTCTTTTCTGGGATTACATTCGCACAAGCTCAGGAAACAAAACCTGCCAAAGATACCGTGTCCGACAAACAGATCGAGGAAGTGGTTTTGGTCGGATCCAGAAGTGGTGGACGTTCCAAAGCGGACAGCCCGGTTCCAGTGGACGTTTTCAACCTGAAAGAGATCCAGCAGAGTTTGCCGCAGACTAACATCAATCAAATCCTTAATACGATCGCGCCGTCTTTTACATCTACCATTCAGACCAATGCAGATGGATCAGATCACTCAGATCCTGCACAGTTGAGAGGTTTGGGTCCAGATCAGACTTTGATTTTGATTAACGGAAAAAGAAGACATACATCAGCTTTGGTCAATGTAAATGGTGCTCCAGGAAGAGGAACGGTGGGAACTGACCTTAATGCAATCCCAGCTTTTGCACTTTCCAGAATCGAGGTTTTGAGAGACGGAGCGTCTGCACAATACGGTTCTGACGCGATTGCCGGAGTAATGAACCTCCAGTTGAAAAGAGATACAGGAAAACTGACAGGACAATTGAACTACGGTGGTTATCTCACCAACGCAGCGAAAGACCACACAGGAAATTATGACGGTCAGCAATATCAATTGGATTTGAACTACGGAAATAAGATTGGCAACAAAGGTGGTTTTTATAATATCACCTGGTCTTCCCAGTTCCGTGATCCTACGAGAAGAGCTGGAACAGAAAGTAGTTCAATCTACAACGCGTACAACGCAATCGAGAAAAGAGCGGCTGAAAATGGCGTCAATCTTTCGTCTTATTTCAATAATATCACAAATCTGAAAGGAACTGCAGGTGAGCAAGATTTCGTGAATTTGATTCACCAATATTCTCAAGGCGTTGGTTATTTTGATTCTGGTTTCCAAACAAGTATTCAAAATGCATCCACAATTACAGCGCTTCAAGGTATTTTAGGCGCGAATGTGACAGATAATGAATTGGCTTACAGAGGACAAACCAGAAAAGACTTCAACATGCAAGTTGGGCAGTCCAAACTGAACAACCACCAATTATTTTTAAATGCAGAAGTGCCACTGAATGATGATTGGAAAGCTTATACTTTTGGAGGTTACTCTATCAGAGATGGGCAATCAGGCGGTTTTTACAGAAGACCAAACCAAGCTAGAACTTTCACAGGACTTTACATTGACGGTTATTTGCCAGAAATTCATACCAGAATTCAGGATGTTTCTTTGTCTGCAGGCGTTAAGGGAAAATGGAATGGATGGAATGTTGATCTAAGCAATACTTTCGGACAAAACAGTTTTGATTACACGATTGAAAATACTGGAAATACGAGTTTAAGATTCAATTCTCCAAGCACTTTCAAAGCGGGTGGTTTGCAGTTTTTGCAGAACACCATCAATTTGGATTTCAGCAAATCGTTTGACGTATTCCAAGGAATCAACGTCGCTTTCGGAGCAGAACAACGTCACGAGAATTTCAGAATCAATCCAGGTGAGGAAGCTTCTTACACAGCTTATGATATCAACGGAAATCCTCAAACGCCAACGACGCCAAACTCTTTGAAACCAACTGACTTTTTTGGAGCTACTTTGGCAGGAAGTTCTCAGGTTTTCTCAGGCTTCAGAGCGGAAAATGCCATAAATAAAAATAGAAATTCCTACGCCGGATATGCTGATGTAGAATTCAATTTTACCAATTGGTTATTGGTCGATGCAGCTGTTCGTTACGAGGATTATTCAGATTTTGGTTCGACTTTCAATTACAAATTGGCTTCCAGGATTAAACTTTCAAACGATCTTAATTTCCGTTTTGCAGGTTCCACAGGTTTCCGTGCGCCATCGATCCATCAGATCTATTACAATACGACATCAACCTTATTTACAACACTTCCGGGAGGAACAGCGCCATCTTTGGTAGAAGTTGGAACTTTCAGTAATGATTCTGCAGTTGCAAAAGGTTTGGGAATTAATAAATTAAAGCAAGAGACTTCAAAGTCTGTAAGCACCGGATTTACGTATAAAATTCCTGCTCTGAACTTGAATATTACTGCAGATGCGTATTTCATCAGAATTGATGACAGAATTGTTTTGACAGATCAGTTTGCAAGACCAACCGCTCAGCAGATCGCTATTAACCCAAATCTTGGACCTGTTCAACAAGAATTTGATAAGGCAGAAGTAAATGCTGCTCAGTTTTTTGCGAATTCCATCGATACAGAAACTAAAGGTTTGGACGTTGTCATCAGCCATACCTACAGAAGAGAAAGTTTCAGATTTAATAACGACTTTGCCATCAACTTCAATAGAACAAAGAAAGTTGGCGATATTCACGCTTCCGATCTGTTGAAAAATGCAGGATTGGATACAACTTACTTTGGAGAAAGATCCAGAGTTTATCTGGAAGATTCAGTTCCGAAAGTGAAAGCGAGTTTGTCTCATAGCTTAACTTGGAATGACTTCAGTGTTTACCTGAGAAATACTTACTACGGAAAAGTGTATGGTGCAGACAATGTGGATGCGAACTTTGACGGTATTCTTTTGCCAAACGAGCATCAATTGGTGTCAGATAAGATCATTACGGACTTATCAATTGGATATAATATTAGCAAAAACTTCAACCTGACAGTTGGAACCAACAACTTGTTTGATATCTATCCAACGAAGAATGTGACAGCTTCTACGAACAATGACCAGTTTATCTACTCACGTTCTTCGTCTCAGTTTGGACAGAACGGAAGATACGTCTTCAGCAAGCTGACTGTCTCATTTTAA
- a CDS encoding serine hydrolase, whose translation MDKNAKELLKNSKAYSVSIGILKDGKVYTKHYGEIDKEKGNKVNDNTYFEIASVTKVMTGYLLTQAVLEKKVNLDDDIRKYLKGDYPNLQYDGKPVTIKDLISYQSAIPSVLPDDRAIMKTFDDQTTFKLVELYKNYSKTDFLRDLKTVKLDTIPGTKYLYSNPRLELTGLMLENIYGKPLEKLLKENLWSKLEMNKTKFVLDKNEILANGYNSNHVLMPHFKSQLWGSSGLHTKSTLGDLMKFLKFELDGQNKTVRESQRNITNSNQDWYGYFWDRIYVSEFGNYAYKHGGAYGNQVMFSVFPEQNLGVCLMVNISGPETGEILSNSTFDVANDLLIDSHNKNIYGYRLTDDKVIFSYQHDKRLDADLLKSISIAGSFNDWNPENKSFQMIRKDNHTFELEIPKSQFEKGKEYQFKFIINRVRWMQAPSNALNADKKDKNLILKIE comes from the coding sequence ATGGATAAAAATGCCAAGGAATTGCTAAAAAATTCAAAAGCATATTCAGTCTCCATTGGTATTTTAAAAGATGGAAAAGTTTACACCAAACATTACGGCGAAATCGATAAAGAGAAAGGCAATAAAGTAAACGACAATACTTATTTCGAAATTGCTTCCGTCACAAAAGTGATGACAGGTTACTTGCTTACTCAAGCTGTTCTGGAAAAGAAAGTGAATCTGGATGATGACATTAGAAAATATCTCAAAGGTGATTATCCCAATCTGCAATACGATGGCAAACCAGTAACAATCAAAGATTTGATTTCTTATCAATCTGCAATTCCTAGCGTTTTGCCAGATGACAGAGCAATTATGAAAACATTTGACGACCAAACCACATTCAAGCTGGTAGAACTTTATAAAAATTATTCGAAAACCGATTTTTTGCGTGACCTAAAAACTGTAAAATTAGACACAATTCCCGGAACAAAATACCTTTACAGCAATCCACGCCTTGAGTTGACAGGATTGATGCTCGAAAACATTTACGGAAAGCCTCTTGAAAAATTATTGAAGGAAAATCTCTGGTCAAAACTGGAAATGAACAAGACAAAATTTGTATTGGATAAGAATGAAATATTAGCAAACGGTTATAATAGCAATCACGTTTTGATGCCACATTTCAAGAGTCAATTGTGGGGCTCATCTGGTCTTCACACAAAATCGACTTTGGGAGATTTGATGAAGTTTTTAAAGTTCGAATTGGACGGTCAAAACAAAACGGTTCGAGAATCACAGCGAAATATTACGAACAGCAATCAAGATTGGTATGGCTATTTTTGGGACCGAATTTATGTTTCAGAATTCGGTAACTATGCGTACAAGCACGGCGGAGCATACGGCAATCAGGTGATGTTTTCTGTATTTCCGGAGCAGAATTTGGGCGTTTGTTTGATGGTCAATATCAGCGGACCGGAAACTGGCGAAATTCTAAGCAACTCCACATTTGACGTTGCCAATGATTTGCTGATTGATTCTCATAACAAAAATATTTACGGTTACAGATTAACAGACGACAAAGTGATTTTCAGCTATCAGCACGATAAAAGATTAGATGCAGATTTGCTAAAAAGCATTTCAATTGCCGGCTCATTCAACGATTGGAATCCAGAAAATAAATCCTTTCAAATGATTAGAAAAGACAATCACACATTTGAACTTGAAATTCCAAAATCACAATTCGAAAAAGGAAAAGAATACCAATTCAAGTTTATCATTAATAGAGTCAGATGGATGCAAGCGCCAAGCAATGCGTTGAATGCAGACAAAAAAGACAAAAATCTGATATTGAAGATTGAGTAA
- a CDS encoding 2-dehydropantoate 2-reductase, with translation MDKKNIVVIGLGGVGGYFGFKINQFNVKENPFRITFVARSKTYDVVSKNGLTLLSPEHPENITKPDEIVQSISEIDNADLILICVKEYDLENVCEQLKQVISTNTILLPLMNGVDIYDRVKKIIPGNTILPACVYVASHIKEKGIVEHKGKPGKLIFGKDPSNVSENVDWIIKLMTDSGIDFDFKENSFADIWTKFIFVASFGLVSAKYNSSIGTVCNDTLQKQEATAIMKEVKASADKKSIGLPSDIIEKSFEKASTFPPATPTSLQLDINVKQQNNELELFAGAIIHYGKELGVETPSTQKIHQELTEKIQQLSL, from the coding sequence ATGGATAAGAAAAATATAGTCGTAATAGGTCTTGGCGGTGTTGGTGGATATTTCGGATTCAAAATCAATCAGTTTAATGTGAAAGAGAATCCGTTTCGTATTACGTTTGTCGCAAGAAGTAAAACCTATGATGTGGTATCGAAAAATGGACTTACACTACTCTCTCCAGAACATCCGGAAAATATCACGAAACCTGATGAAATCGTTCAAAGCATTTCCGAAATAGACAATGCTGACCTTATTCTCATTTGTGTGAAAGAATATGATTTGGAAAACGTTTGCGAACAATTGAAACAGGTCATCAGCACAAACACAATCTTGCTTCCTTTGATGAACGGCGTTGATATTTATGATAGAGTCAAGAAAATTATTCCCGGAAATACAATTTTGCCAGCTTGTGTTTATGTAGCATCTCACATCAAGGAGAAAGGAATCGTGGAACACAAAGGAAAACCCGGGAAATTGATATTCGGCAAAGACCCTTCAAATGTTTCGGAAAATGTAGATTGGATAATCAAATTAATGACAGACAGCGGAATCGATTTTGATTTTAAAGAGAATTCTTTTGCGGACATTTGGACCAAATTTATTTTTGTAGCCAGTTTCGGATTGGTGAGTGCAAAGTACAATTCTTCTATCGGAACAGTTTGCAATGATACTTTACAGAAACAGGAGGCCACAGCCATAATGAAAGAAGTAAAAGCCAGCGCAGACAAAAAATCGATTGGTCTGCCAAGCGACATCATCGAAAAATCTTTTGAAAAAGCGTCCACATTTCCACCTGCAACGCCAACGTCTTTGCAATTGGATATCAATGTTAAACAACAAAACAACGAACTCGAATTGTTTGCTGGCGCCATTATCCATTACGGAAAAGAGCTGGGAGTAGAAACGCCTTCAACTCAAAAAATACATCAGGAATTAACAGAGAAGATTCAGCAACTAAGTCTGTAG
- a CDS encoding EamA family transporter, whose protein sequence is MNNLRYYLSAIIAFSLWGTFSLVLKPLHEYASLDILFYRVFSCALIMTVISFLFKRKKLANNLDYFQQLPPNKKRNLIGLNVLSSVLLTANWFSFIFVMNHISVRATSVAYLVCPIITTILAYFILKDKLTKLQWLSVFLSFVGCVLLSYANLIDMFYSSLIGFTYASYLVSQSINKNFDKFLVLNFHILLSALILVPFFPVYSSGLITDFKFYFYVEIIAVMYTIVPLLLNLYALSGISSSKVGMILNINPIIAFVLAGVVYHEPLGSLQIFSYALIFLAVIVFNGKEIFRLKDKKARFL, encoded by the coding sequence TTGAACAATCTAAGATATTATCTCTCCGCCATCATTGCGTTTTCGCTTTGGGGAACCTTTAGTTTGGTTTTGAAACCGCTCCACGAGTACGCTTCTTTGGATATTCTGTTTTACAGAGTTTTCAGTTGCGCATTGATTATGACTGTTATTTCATTTCTATTCAAAAGGAAAAAACTCGCCAATAATCTGGATTATTTCCAACAACTTCCTCCAAACAAAAAACGAAATCTGATTGGTCTCAATGTTCTCAGCAGTGTTTTGTTGACTGCCAATTGGTTTTCATTTATTTTTGTGATGAATCACATCAGCGTGCGCGCAACTTCTGTCGCCTATTTGGTTTGCCCGATTATCACGACGATTCTCGCCTATTTTATTTTGAAAGACAAACTTACGAAGCTACAATGGTTGTCGGTTTTTCTCAGTTTTGTTGGATGCGTCTTGCTGTCTTACGCCAATTTGATTGATATGTTCTACAGCAGTCTCATTGGTTTCACGTACGCCTCGTATCTTGTGAGCCAAAGCATCAACAAAAATTTTGATAAGTTCTTGGTTCTCAATTTTCATATTCTTTTGTCAGCATTGATTTTGGTGCCCTTTTTCCCGGTTTACTCTAGTGGTTTGATCACCGATTTCAAATTCTATTTTTACGTCGAGATCATCGCAGTGATGTACACTATTGTTCCGTTGCTTCTCAATCTTTATGCACTTTCAGGAATCAGTTCTTCCAAAGTTGGAATGATATTAAACATCAATCCGATCATTGCTTTCGTCTTGGCTGGCGTGGTTTATCACGAACCGTTGGGAAGCTTGCAGATCTTTTCTTATGCTCTGATATTTTTGGCGGTGATTGTTTTTAATGGGAAGGAGATATTTAGGTTAAAGGATAAAAAAGCGAGATTTTTATAA